The Candidatus Hydrogenedentota bacterium genome segment GGCGCCGACATTGTGGTGCATTCGGCCACGAAAGTAATAGGCGGGCATGGCACCTCGATCGGGGGCGTTATCGTGGATGGCGGCACCTTCGACTGGAACAATGGGAAGTTCCCCGAACTCACGGAACCCTGCGAAAGCTATCACGGCATGAGGTTCTATGAGGCCATGAAGCCGCTGGGAAACATCTCGTATATCATCAAAGCTCGGGTGACCCTGCTGCGCGACATGGGTCCCTGCCTGTCGCCCTTTAACGCGTTTCTGCTCCTGCAAGGTCTCGAGACGCTGCATTTGCGTGTGCCCCGGCACTCGGAAAACGCGTTGAAGGTCGCTCAACACCTTGACGGACACCCGTCCGTCGAATGGGTCTGCTACCCCGGCCTGAAGAACCACCCGGATCACAAACGCGCGCTCAAATACATGCCAGGAGGCCAGGGCGCCATCCTTACGTTCGGCGCCAAGGCCGGTTACGAAGGGGCGAAGAAGTTCATCAACGGCGTAAAGCTGGCCTCTCACCTGGCCAATATCCTGGATGCCAAGACCCTCGTCATCCATCCTGCTTCCACGACGCACCAGCAGCTTTCACGGAAGGAACAGGAAGACGCGGGCGTGACGCCCAATATGATCCGCGTATCGGTTGGAATCGAGGATGTCGAGGATATCATCGCCGACCTCGATCAAGCTCTGGAACGCGCGGGAAGGTAGTGGTATACTAAATGGGCGCGGTACCTCTCACCAGGGATCGCGCCCGTTTTTTTGATAAAGGCATATCCGAAGCCGAGGAAGCAGGCATGATTGAGGAAGGCTCGATCGGCATAGTCAAATCCCAGCAATTCCAGTTTGCCGAACCGCCCAACCAGCTTGAACTGGACTGTGGCCGAAAACTGGGCCCCGTTACCCTGGCATACGAAACTTACGGCGCCCTGAACGCGGCTAAGTCTAATGCTATCTTGATATTACATGCGCTGACGGGCGACGCTCACGCTGCAGGGTACCACACACCCACCGACCCGAAGCCCGGTTGGTGGGACAACATGATCGGCCCCGGAAAGGGTTTCGATACCGACAGGTACTTCGTGATCTGCTCGAACTGCCTTGGCGGCTGCCGCGGCACCACTGGTCCCTACTCGATCAATCCCGAGACCGGCAGGCCCTATGGGCTCACCTTTCCAATAGTCACCATTGGCGACATGGTCCGCGCGCAGCGTCGGCTCATCGAGCACCTGGGTATCGAGAATCTCCTGTCCGTGGCTGGCGGCTCGATGGGCGGCATGCAGGTCCTCGAGTGGCTCACGCGCTACCCTGACATTGTCCGTTCGGGCATCTGTATCGCGTCCGGACCTCACAATGGCGCGCAGGCGATCGCGTTTGATGCCGTGGGGAGGCATGCCGTGCAGGCGGACCCCGCTTTCCGAGACGGCAACTATTACGGCGGAGACGGCCCCGTTCAGGGCCTGTCGATTGCCCGCATGCTCGGACACATTACCTACCTTTCCGATGAGACCATGCGCGCGAAATTCGGCCGGTCCCTGCGCGGAAAAACCGAGTACAGTTACGACTTCGGCAGCGAGTTCAGCGTCGAGACTTATCTGGATTACCAAGGGGAGAAATTCGTTAACCGCTTTGACGCCAATAGTTATCTCTATATTACCAAGGCCTGCGACTATTTCGATCTAATCTCCGCGTACGGTTCACTTGATAAGGCCTTTGCCCGGGTTAAGTCCCGCGTAATGGTGCTTTCTTTTTCCTCGGACTGGCTGTACCCCCCCTACCAGTCCCGCGAAATGGTCGATTCACTTAGCCGAAACCGGAAAGAAGTCACCTACTGCAACATTCATTCGGACTACGGTCACGATGCCTTCCTGCTTGAGGTGGATGCGATGAAGGACCTCATTGCCGGCTTCCTCGAACACACGCTTGACCCGCGGTTGAAAGCGAAAGAAGACAACCCGGAAACATCGGTCTCGGAAGAAGCGAGTGATCCGGTACCTCAGTCCAACGAGAGCATCTATAAAGGGCCGCGCGTTGATTACGATCTCATCGTCGACTTGGTCGACCCCGAAAGCCGCGTCCTCGACATCGGATGCGGAGACGGGGAACTCCTTCACCGTCTTGTCTGCCAGAAGCAGGTTGATGGGATGGGACTCGAGGTTTCGGAACCCAATATCATCCGCTGCGTTAACCGCGGCATCTCCGTGGTTCAGGCGGATATCGACAAGGGCTTGAGCGCCATTCCGGACCAGAGCTACGACTTCGTCATCCTCAGCATGACCCTGCAGGTTATCAAGAAACCCGAACAGGCGATCCGTGAAGTGCTGCGCGTGGGCAAGAAGTGCATTATCAGCTTCCCGAATTTCGGATTCTGGAAGGTTCGCGCGATGCTCGCCTTTCAGGGTATGGCGCCGGTCACCCGCAGCCTCCCCTATTCCTGGTATTCCACCCCCAACCGCAGCGTATTGTCCGTCAAAGACTTCCGCCAGTTTTGCCATACCCACAACATACGCATCGAACGGGAGATCCCGCTCTCGAGTTCCGGCCGGGGCGTTATCGTCCGCCAATGGCCCAACCTCTTTGCAGACGAAGCCGTTTACGTCATCACCGCGAAAACCTGAACTGCGCAAACAGACACGGATTGACAACGGGCGCCCGTCCCTATCTTCCGGGAAAGAGCGGTTCAAGGAAGTTGCTGAGGCCGTCAATGTATCGCTGCCCCGTTTCTGAATAGCCATCGTTGTGGTTGCCGGCAATTTCGAGGAATGTCTTGGGTTCAGGGGCCATCTCGAAAAGGGCTTTCCCGTGATGATAAGGCACGATATCGTCGTCCGGGCTATGTACGATTAGCAGGGGGGCGGTGACACGTCCGATCTTGTCTTCGGTTTCGAAGCGGTGGCGGAGCAGGAGATTGACGGGGAAGAACGGGAACGCCTCTTTGCCCATGGTTACCGCGGATGTAAAGGTGCTCTCAAGGATGACGGCCCCCGGCGTAACCTCGGAGGCCAGGTCGGCGGCGACGGCGCCGCCCAAGCTCCGCCCGAAGAGGACCACACGTTCGGGAGCCACGCCGCGCTCTTCGGTCAGCCACTGCCAAAAGGCCCTGATGTCTTTGTAACAGCGTCTTTCCGAAGGTTTTCCGGTGCTGTTTCCGTAGCCGCCATAGTCGTAAATCAGGACGTCGAAGCCGAGATCGCGCCAAATTGCGATGCCGCCCATCCGGCCGCTGATATTGCCGCCGTTGCCGTGGGAATACAGGATCACTCCGCGCGGCTGGTCCACGGGAATGTACCAACCGTGGGTCGTCTGGCCGTCCACGGGCAGGGCGACGTCCTGGTAGTCCCAGCCAGCCTCGGCGGGCGCCCATAGCATGCCGCGGGTTGCTGGAAAAACCATAGCGCGCTGCGCGGCTCCTACAAGCGCCACCAAGCCCCCAAGCACTAATCCCCCAAGCGCAATTGTCCAGATCATCCGGCCCCTCCAGCCCATGGTTACACGCCTTTCCGGGTGAGTTCCCGCACAGTCTGCCGAGCGACGATTTTGTCTCGCATCAGGCTGATGGGATATTGTATGATGTTGTCTTGGAAATCAAAATGCACCCAAGAGGGGGAACTACCATGACTGAGTATAATATTCTACTCGATGCCAAGAAGATGCCGGATGCGTGGTATAACGTCGCACCGGACCTGCCAGCGCCGATGAAGCCGCCGCTTCATCCCGCGACACACAAGCCATTAAACCCATCTGATCTCGCTCCGATTTTCCCAATGGCGCTGATCGAGCAGGAAATGTCGGCCAAGCCGATGATCTCGATTCCAGGCGAGGTGATGGACATCTACCGCCTGTACCGTCCCACCCCGCTGCGCCGCGCACACCGCCTCGAAAAGATGCTGGGCACACCGGCCAAGATCTTCTATAAGAACGAAAGCGTCACCCCTTCGGGCAGCCACAAGGTCAACACCTCCGTGCCGCAAGCCTATTACAACAAGAAGGAAGGGGTAAACGAACTCTGCACCGAGACCGGCGCGGGCCAGTGGGGCACCGCTCTCTCGATCGCATGCTCGATGTTCGATATGAAATGCACGGTGTACATGGTTCGCGTCAGTTTCGAGCAGAAACCGTACCGTCGCATCCTGATGCAAACGTACGGTGCGGACGTGCTATCGAGTCCCACCGACACCACCGAGAGCGGCCGGAACTTCCTGGCGAAGTTCCCCGGCACCACGGGAAGCCTCGGCATGGCCATCTCCGAAGCGGTGGAAGCGGCGGTTACGAGCGGAGGCAAGGCCAAGTACAGCCTCGGCAGCGTGCTGAACCACGTGCTGTTGCACCAGACCGTGATTGGTCTCGAGGCCAANNNNNNNNNNNNNNNNNNNNNNNNNNNNNNNNNNNNNNNNNNNNNNNNNNNNNNNNNNNNNNNNNNNNNNNNNNNNNNNNNNNNNNNNNNNNNNNNNNNNATCCATGCGGGCGGCCTCCGGTACCACGGGGTGGCGCAGCAGGTGGCGCTCATGGTCAAAGAAGGTTTCATGCGCGCGGTTGCATGCCACCAGAACCCCGTATTCGAAGCCCTGCAGATGTTCGCCACAGCCGAGGGCATCCTGGCGGCGCCTGAGTCTGGCCACGCGATACGCGTCGCCATCGACGAGGCACTTAAGTGCAAAGAATCCGGCACACCGAAGACCATCCTCTTCAACTTGAGCGGGCACGGTCACTTTGACATGAGTGCCTACGACGCATATCTCAGCAAAAAGCTCGAAGACTACGAGCTCGACCAGAGCGTTATTGACGCCGCGGAAGCCGTGATTCCGAAAGTCTGACCCCGGTTTGAATTGGAACGTGGGAGGAGTTCTTCCTGGAGGGGGAACTCCTCCTCTCATTTCCCGGAGCCGGCCGCCTTCACAAATGAGCGGGTGAGAAGGCGCTAGTCCGAGACTGGAGAGCAGTACGTACGGTTCGTAAGCCCGGTGTCACAGCAAGCAGGAGCAGCATCATGAACTCTCTCTACGCGAAACGCTTTGGCACAGGAATCTGCCTGGCGCTTTTGTTCTTTCTGGCGGCGGGATGTCCTTCCTCCCTTTCGCCCAATGTGAGCCTCACGAGCGGGCTTGTATATGGGCTGGGATACGTCAAAGACGAAGCCACCGATTCCGGTTACAGCCTGCGAGAACTGCCGTTCGATCTGCTGCAACCGACCGATGGCCCGGCGTCCGGCCGTCCGGCGGTGTTGATGATTCACGGAGGCAGCTTCGTCAAAGGCACACGAACGGATGAAGACCTGGTCACTGTCGCCGACGGTCTGGCCACAAAGGGCTACGTCTGTTTCCTGATTGATTACCGGGTTGATCCCGACGAGCCCCCGCCGGTCAGCTCCTGGAACCTCGACGCCGAGGAGACGAAAGATATCGAGATTCCCTCCCTGGGCGCGGTGCGAGCAGCCTTTGTCGATGCCAAGACGGCCATGCGCCATATCAGGGCCAACAGCGAGATCTACGGAATCGACCCGGACCGGATCGCCGTCTGGGGCGAGTCCGCGGGCGCGTTTGCAGCCTTGGCCACGGGCCTCACCAACCCGGATGAATTCTCGGATGACGGACAGGATTTCCCGGTTCCCGCGGAAAACAACCCCGGGGTGGATCCCAAACCTGCCGTCATCATCGACTGTTGGGGAAGCGCCGCGTTCACCTCAGATGCATTTGATTCCAGCGACCCGCCCATCATGATATTCCATGGAACGTATGACACCACGGTGCCTGTCTTCGATGCACTGAGAATCAAGGACCGCTGTGACTCCTTCGGGATTCCCTACCGCTCCTACCTCATTCCAGGCGCAGGACATGGGTGTTGGGAAGAGGAATACGAGGACAAGGACCTCACCACCCTCACGCTGGACTTTCTGGCCGAGTTCATGCCGTAACGCCTTGGAAAGCAGCTACTCTTGGCCGTAGTAGGCATCCGGGCCGTGTTTGCGCAGGTAGTGCTTGGCCAAGAGGAAATCGGGAATGACGGGCTGGCCGGGGGCCAGAATGAATGTATGGAATGCCAAACGGGCGATTTCTTCCAGTACAGCGGCGCTTTCCACGGCATCTTCGACCGTCTCGCCCCAGGCAAAAGGTCCATGTTGCGCCACGAGGACTCCAGGAAAGGCACGCGGGTCCAAGGCCTCAAACCGCCGTACGATGACCTTGCCGGTGTTGGCTTCGTAATCGTCCGCAACCTCGCCCTCGCTGAGAGGGCCCGCGACCGGTACATCGCCGCAGCAATAATCGGCATGCGTCGTGCCGAGGCAGGGTATTGGGCGGCAGGCCTGCGCCCAGACGGTGGCATAGTGCGAGTGGGTATGAACGATTCCGCCTACACCTGGGAACGCGCGGTACAGTTCCAGGTGGGCCGGCGTGTCGGAAGAAGGCCGCAGGGTCCCCTCGACGACGTCACCGTTCAAGTCTACGACCACCATGTCATCCGGCCGCATGAGGGCGTAGTCGATTCCGCTAGGCTTGATGACGATCAATGACGCGCCCCGGTCAATTCCGCTCGCGTTTCCCCAGGTAGAAAACACCAGTCCGCGAGAAACCAGGTTGCGGTTGGCCTGCCAGACACGTTCCTTAAAGTCTTCAAGCATCGCGTACCCCCATATAAGCGAGTGCGATTCGCGCCGCCACCAAGGTATAGCCATCAGCCGCGAGGGTCAAGTGTCTCAGCCGTTGACGGCCAATTATCACAGAACTGATTCAAGCGAGCGACTATGAGTTCCACCTCGTTGAGTTGCATCAGCTCAGCGCGCAGTTTGGCTACATGCGGCAGATTTCGAAGGTAGCCGCTGTAATGTTTTCGAAACTCGATGCTGCCTCTCTTCTCGCCCTTGACATCAACCGCGCGCCGTAAATGTTTGATGCACAATGCGATACGCTCGGGCACAGAAGGCGGGTCGGGCACTTCTCCGGTGGCCATGTAATGCTTGGCCTGAGCGAAAAGCCAGGGATTCTGGATGGCTCCCCTGCCGATCATGACGCCGTCACAACCGGTTGCGAACATGCGTTTGACGTCCTCCGGTTCGGTGACATCCCCATTGCCGATGATGGGCATGGCCACGGTATTCTTCAACTTCTCGAGCCAAGCCCAGTCGGCCTCTCCGCTGTGTCCCTGTTTGCGGGTGCGGCAATGCACAGTCAACGCCTGTACGCCCAAACCCTCGAGCATGCGGGCGACATCCAGGATGATGATATTCTCGGCGTCCCAGCCCAAACGGGTCTTCACCGTCACGGGCAGGGTCGTACCCGCGAGAACGCCGCGCACGACATTCTCGAACTTCTTGATATCTTGCAGCAAGCCGGCGCCGGCCCCGCGCAAAGCGACCTTTTTCACCCAGCACCCACAGTTGATATCGATGAAATCGGGCCGGGCCTGTTCGGCCACGGTCGCGGCCGCCTCCATCGAGGATTCGGCGCTGCCAAAGATCTGGACCGCGATGGGGCGCTCTTCGTCGTGGACGCGTATCTTGCTGAGAGTCTTATTAACGTCGCGAATCAAGGCTTCCGAACTCGCGAACTCGGTATAGAGCAGGTCCGCCCCCAGTTCCTTGCAGAGGGTCCGGAAGGAATAGTCCGTTACATCCTCCATTGGGGCCAATGCGAGAGGTTTTTCCAGTTCTATTGAGCCGATGCGCATGGTGGCTGTTTTGGGGCCGAGGCGGCTCCCGCTGCTATTGGTCTAGACTTTCCGGTAGATCGCTGCGCCGCCTTCACGGAAGGCGGCTGATTTGTCTTGCATCCCTTTTTGGCGGGCGGCCTCGTCCCGGACCTGGTGAGAGAGTTCCATCGCGCAGAATTTCGGCCCGCACATCGAGCAGAAATGCGCAAGCTTCTCACCCCGTTGAGGCAGTGTTTCGTCGTGCAGTTCGCGGGCCTTCTCCGGGTCGAGCGACAAGTTGAACTGGTCTTCCCATCGAAACTCGAACCGTGCCTTACTCAACGCGTTGTCGCGAATCTGCGCAGCCGGGTGACCCTTCGCCAGGTCGGCCGCGTGCGCCGCAATCCGGTAAGCCACGACGCCTTCCCGCACATCGTCGCGGCCGGGCAGCCCGAGGTGTTCTTTAGGGGTCACATAGCACAACATGGCGGCCCCGTACCATCCGATCATGGCTGCGCCAATGGCGGAAGCCATATGATCATACCCGGGGGAAATATCGGTAATGACGGGGCCCAGGGTGTAAAAAGGCGCTTCGCCGCACCACGCGAGCTGTTTGTCCACGTTCTCTTTGATCAGATGCATAGGCACATGGCCGGGGCCCTCATTCATTACCTGGACGTCGAATTCCCAGGCGCGCCGCGTCAGCTCGCCTTGCGCCTTGAGTTCGGCGAACTGGGCTTCGTCGTTGGCATCGGCCTGGCTGCCCGGGCGCAGCCCATCGCCAATCGAGAAGGCCACGTCGTAGGTGGACATGATTTCGCAGAGCTCGTCCCAGTGGGTATAGAGGAAGTTCTCCTTATGGTGCGCCAGGCACCACTTGGCCATGATTGAACCGCCCCGGCTGACAATACCCGTGGCTCGCCCGGCCGTCAAGTGAATGAACGGCAAAAGCACTCCAGCGTGGATGGTCATGTAGTCGACGCCCTGCTGCGCCTGTTCGATGACCGTATCCCGAAACACGTCCCAGGTAAGATCTTGGGGCGCCCCCCCCACCTTTTCGAGCGCCTGGTAAATGGGCACGGTGCCCACGGGCACGGGACAGTTTCGGATAATCCATTCGCGGGTCTCGTGGATCGGTTCGGCCGTGGACAGGTCCATCACCGTGTCGGCGCCCCACCGAATCGCCCAGAGCATTTTCTCGACTTCTTCCCGAACGGAGGAGGAAAGCGCGGAATTGCCCAGGTTGGCGTTTATCTTCACCTTGAAATTGCGGCCGATAAGCATAGGCTCCAACTCGAGGTGATTTATGTTGGCGGGGATGATGGCCCGGCCCCGCGCAACCTCGTCTCGGACGAATTCGGGCGTGATCACCTCAGGCATCATCGCTCCCCACGCATTTCCGCCGTGACGCCGCTTCAATTCTTCGGAAGCCTCTTGCCACCGGGCGTTCTCCCGAATGGCAACGTACTCCATCTCAGGGGTGACCTCGCCCCGCCTGGCATAATGCATCTGCGTAACGCGAGTCCCCGGCTTAGCGCGGTAGAGAAGGTGCCGCGGGAACTGGCTGGTGCCCGAGGCCTTTCCCAGCTTCTCACGATCAACTGTTTCGACGTTGAGTCGTGACCGCACCCAGGGTTCACGGATGCGAGAAAGCCCCACAGACAGGTCGATGGCGGATTCCGGGTCGGTGTAGGGTCCCGACGTGTCGTATACGGTGATGGGCGGGTTCTCGTACGGCCGGCCTTCGGCGTCGAACGTGGTCGTCTGGGCTATCTCGCGCATGGCCACGCGAATAGCCGGAACCAATCCCTCGACGTAAACCTTACGCGAGTTCGGAAATGGTGTTCGACAAAGCGGATCCATCGCAGTAGGATTCAACCGGTTTTCATTATCCGGTTTAGAAAGCATTTCCATCCTCCGCCGCCTTAACTTGTAGCGGCCCCGCAGGCTTTCGCTCTTGGTCTCACCTTTGCCGCGAGCAAGAAGTCCATATCAAGCACAAAGAGATATAGTACCACCCGTTGGGGGCCAAATGAAGTCTCTCTTCAGGGTATTGTGCCAACTTCTTGCCGCTGGAAATGGGCTGGTCCGTTATCCGTCCCGGAGATAACCAAGCACCCGCTCGCGGGCTCGCAATGCTGAGAGGACACAGTCATTAAGTCCGACTCCCCGATAGGCATTGCCCGCAAAAGCCAATCCGGGATGGCGCTCTTGAGCCGCTTCGATCTCGCGGAGTATGTCGCCGTGGCCCAGCAGGTATTGGGGGATTCCCCGCTGCCAACGGAAGATGCGCACGTATTCGGGCTCGGAATCAATCCCCATGATAGGGTGCAACTCGCGGCGGATGAGGGCCAATAGTTCGTCATCGCCCAGCTGGACCGCGTCGGGGTCCGTGTAGCCCCCGAACATAGTCCGCAGAAGGATACGTCCCGGGGGAGCCTGCTGGGGGAACATGCTTGAAGTCCAAAGGCATCCGAGGATACGCAAACCCTCTTGGCGCGGCGCCAGAAAACCGAAGCCGTTGGTACTTCCATGCGCAGCAGCATCGTCGTACCCGGTACAGACCACGGCGATATCGGCGTACCGGATAGACGCAAGGGCTTTGCTTGCGGCTTCGTCGAGTTCTCGGCAGAACTCGGCGGCCGCGTAGGCTGGCGCGGCGACCACCAGGGCGCGGGCATGGTGCACGCGTCCCCGGCTTGTTTCTGCCGCGAAGTCCCCTTCCGGCGTTCGAAAGATGCGCAGCACCCGCTCTCCCGTGCAAACGATATCCCCCAATGCCTTTGCGGCCTCGCAAGGGAGCCTGCCGATGCCTTCTTTGAAGCTGGTCAGCGTTCCGGAGGGTCCCAGGGGGCTGACGGCCTTCTTCCGCCATCGCTTGGCTATGAGCGCGCGTGTGAGGCCGCCGTACTCGCGTTCCATGGCCGCCATGCGTGGAAAACAGTGTTCGAGAGACAAGAGCCGCGCATCGCCTCCGAAAACCCCGCTCACCATGGGTCCGACCAGGGTGTCGGCTGCTTCTGTTCCAATGCGCCGGGCCGCGAATTCCCAAATTGTCTCGCCCGTATGGTCGCGTTTCCCGGCAACAAAGGGTTCACCCGCCAGGCGAAGGCGGCCTTTAACGGAAAGCATGGGGCTGAAGAAGAAACGGGGCGGTCCAACAACCTCGTTGAGCCGTCCCTTGGTGAAGATAAACCGGCGCTTGGCGGATTGGTTTGCGCGGACCAACGCATCGGACAGTCCGAGGGCGGCTATCCAGTCGAGGGTTGCGGGTTCGCGGTCAAGGAAACCGTTGGGCCCCCGGTCGCACGCATAGCCCTCCGAGACTTCGCTCCGCGTGGTCCCCCCCACCACGTTGTCCGCCTCGAGGAGGACCACGTTTTCGCGGCCCAGGTCACGGGCGAGGTAGTACGCGGCGCATAAACCCGTTACCCCTCCCCCAACGATAATGGCTTGCTTGAGGCTACTCATCATACGGTGCGCGAGAAGCGCGCGGATTGCGCTTCCTTGCCCTTCAGGTATGCGTCAAAGACCATGGCGATGTTGCGAACGAACACCTGACCCATCGGCAGCACCGTCAAGCAAACGTCGGTCCACTCCACGAAGCCCTCGCTTCGAAACTCCTCGAGTGCTTCGCGCTCCCCAGAAAAGTATTCGTCGAACACGATCCCGTAGCGCCGCTTCAACTCACTGAAATCAAGGTAGAAATTGCACATTAGCTCGCGAATAGTCCATCTTCGGATTTCATCATCCCGAGAAAGCCGGCAACCCAGCGCGGTGGCGAATCGTCCCTCCTTGAGCGCGTTGTAATATCGAGAAAGCTTCTTTTCGTTCTGAGCGTAGCCGCCGCCCACCTCTCCGATGGCGGAGATTCCGCAGGCAACCATGTCCGACGATGGGACGATTGTGTAGCCCATGAAATTGCGGTGGAGGCGGCGTTCGTCCATGGCATGGGTCAGTTCATCATGAGGCAATGCGAAATGGTCCATGCCGATGGCTCTGTATCCGGCTCCGGTGAACATTTGGCGGGCCGCAGCGAACAAGGCATACTTCTCCGGACCAGCGGGCATTTTCGACGCATCGAGCTTCCGCTGGTTGTGCATCTTGTCCGGCAGATAGGCGCAACTGTAGACGGCAAGGCGATCGGGCTGCATCTCGATGATCTTCGGGATGGTTACGGACCACGAGGAAAGGGTCTGCCCGGGCAATCCGTAAACCAAATCCATATTGAGCCCTTCGAAACCGGCCTCGCGGCATACGCGCATGAGGGCGCGGGTCTGCTCCTCCGTCTGATTACGGCCGATTGCGCACTGGACCTGCTCATCGAGGTCCTGTACACCCATGCTGATCCTGTTGAAACCCAATTGCCGGAGAAGGGCGATCTGGCCAGGGGTGGTGACGCGCGGATCGACCTCGAGCGCCAGCTCGGCGTCCGCCGATATCTCGAAGCGTTCAGAAACCGCTGTGAACAAGCGTGAAAGCTGGCCGGTACTCAGGTATGTAGGGGTCCCGCCGCCCCAGTGGAGTTGTTTGAGGGGCCGGGTGGCCGCGAGGGCCCCGGAGAGCATCCGCAGCTCGATGTCGACGTGGTCAAGATACTTGTCCGCCACCTCTCTCTTTTCGGTGGCGATAGAATTGCACCCGCAGAAGGCACACCTCTTTTCACAGAAGGGGATGTGCACATAGAGCGATAGAGGTTCTCCCGATTTCGAGGCCGCCCGGCCGAGACACGCGCGATAATCGGCCTCGCTGAAGCTTTCTGACCAGGCAGGGACGGTCGGGTAACTCGTGTACCGCGGTCCGGGGCGGTCATACCGCACCA includes the following:
- the thiC gene encoding phosphomethylpyrimidine synthase ThiC, with the protein product MDPLCRTPFPNSRKVYVEGLVPAIRVAMREIAQTTTFDAEGRPYENPPITVYDTSGPYTDPESAIDLSVGLSRIREPWVRSRLNVETVDREKLGKASGTSQFPRHLLYRAKPGTRVTQMHYARRGEVTPEMEYVAIRENARWQEASEELKRRHGGNAWGAMMPEVITPEFVRDEVARGRAIIPANINHLELEPMLIGRNFKVKINANLGNSALSSSVREEVEKMLWAIRWGADTVMDLSTAEPIHETREWIIRNCPVPVGTVPIYQALEKVGGAPQDLTWDVFRDTVIEQAQQGVDYMTIHAGVLLPFIHLTAGRATGIVSRGGSIMAKWCLAHHKENFLYTHWDELCEIMSTYDVAFSIGDGLRPGSQADANDEAQFAELKAQGELTRRAWEFDVQVMNEGPGHVPMHLIKENVDKQLAWCGEAPFYTLGPVITDISPGYDHMASAIGAAMIGWYGAAMLCYVTPKEHLGLPGRDDVREGVVAYRIAAHAADLAKGHPAAQIRDNALSKARFEFRWEDQFNLSLDPEKARELHDETLPQRGEKLAHFCSMCGPKFCAMELSHQVRDEAARQKGMQDKSAAFREGGAAIYRKV
- the hemG gene encoding protoporphyrinogen oxidase, yielding MMSSLKQAIIVGGGVTGLCAAYYLARDLGRENVVLLEADNVVGGTTRSEVSEGYACDRGPNGFLDREPATLDWIAALGLSDALVRANQSAKRRFIFTKGRLNEVVGPPRFFFSPMLSVKGRLRLAGEPFVAGKRDHTGETIWEFAARRIGTEAADTLVGPMVSGVFGGDARLLSLEHCFPRMAAMEREYGGLTRALIAKRWRKKAVSPLGPSGTLTSFKEGIGRLPCEAAKALGDIVCTGERVLRIFRTPEGDFAAETSRGRVHHARALVVAAPAYAAAEFCRELDEAASKALASIRYADIAVVCTGYDDAAAHGSTNGFGFLAPRQEGLRILGCLWTSSMFPQQAPPGRILLRTMFGGYTDPDAVQLGDDELLALIRRELHPIMGIDSEPEYVRIFRWQRGIPQYLLGHGDILREIEAAQERHPGLAFAGNAYRGVGLNDCVLSALRARERVLGYLRDG
- the hemN gene encoding oxygen-independent coproporphyrinogen III oxidase, which codes for MENKGRQEAFDVTRDLLVRYDRPGPRYTSYPTVPAWSESFSEADYRACLGRAASKSGEPLSLYVHIPFCEKRCAFCGCNSIATEKREVADKYLDHVDIELRMLSGALAATRPLKQLHWGGGTPTYLSTGQLSRLFTAVSERFEISADAELALEVDPRVTTPGQIALLRQLGFNRISMGVQDLDEQVQCAIGRNQTEEQTRALMRVCREAGFEGLNMDLVYGLPGQTLSSWSVTIPKIIEMQPDRLAVYSCAYLPDKMHNQRKLDASKMPAGPEKYALFAAARQMFTGAGYRAIGMDHFALPHDELTHAMDERRLHRNFMGYTIVPSSDMVACGISAIGEVGGGYAQNEKKLSRYYNALKEGRFATALGCRLSRDDEIRRWTIRELMCNFYLDFSELKRRYGIVFDEYFSGEREALEEFRSEGFVEWTDVCLTVLPMGQVFVRNIAMVFDAYLKGKEAQSARFSRTV